In Pseudomonas fluorescens, the following are encoded in one genomic region:
- the peaD gene encoding quinohemoprotein amine dehydrogenase subunit beta, translating into MRNLKACGLAAFAVLSSCSVSVLADENTALQVGHEYMVTTNYPNNLHVIDLATDTLFKTCKMPDAFGPGSVQLSPDRKTAYVLNNHYADVYGVELDNCKQVFHASITQKPGEKAKSMFAFTVSHDGKELYTVANPTLMMNDRYEVQQPRLDVYKTDAGMDAKPVRSFPAPRQLTIMQSGDDGTLYVAGADVYKVNVQTGKFDVLIPSRHWKRPNYSAPDVLYVWNQQTYRHDFSLLYTAAKFKDKKQDPATAEYLYGLFSVDLKTGKTETTDFGPLTEIYFSGMRSPKDPNLMFGVLNRLAKYDIKQKKMLQSATLDHSYYCISFNKDGSKIYLAGTFNDVAIFDADSLKQTGSIKLPGGDMAITTAQIFVR; encoded by the coding sequence ATGCGTAACCTCAAAGCCTGCGGCCTGGCCGCGTTCGCCGTCCTGAGCAGCTGTTCTGTCAGTGTTCTGGCCGATGAAAACACCGCGCTGCAAGTCGGTCACGAATACATGGTGACCACCAACTACCCGAACAACCTGCACGTGATCGACCTGGCCACCGACACCCTGTTCAAGACCTGCAAGATGCCCGACGCCTTCGGTCCCGGCTCCGTGCAATTGTCGCCGGATCGCAAGACCGCCTACGTGCTGAACAATCACTATGCGGATGTCTATGGTGTCGAACTGGACAACTGCAAGCAGGTGTTCCACGCCAGCATCACCCAGAAGCCGGGTGAGAAGGCCAAGTCGATGTTCGCCTTCACGGTCAGCCACGACGGCAAGGAACTGTACACCGTCGCCAACCCGACGCTGATGATGAACGATCGCTACGAAGTGCAGCAGCCCCGGCTCGACGTGTACAAGACCGACGCCGGTATGGACGCCAAGCCTGTGCGCAGTTTCCCGGCGCCGCGCCAGCTGACCATCATGCAGAGCGGTGACGACGGCACGCTGTACGTGGCCGGGGCGGACGTCTACAAGGTCAATGTGCAAACCGGAAAGTTCGACGTGCTGATCCCCAGTCGCCACTGGAAACGCCCGAACTACAGCGCGCCCGACGTGCTCTACGTGTGGAACCAGCAGACCTACCGGCATGACTTCTCGCTGCTGTACACCGCGGCGAAATTCAAGGACAAGAAACAGGACCCGGCCACCGCCGAATACCTGTACGGCCTGTTCAGTGTCGACCTGAAGACCGGCAAGACCGAAACCACCGACTTCGGGCCCTTGACCGAAATCTACTTCAGCGGCATGCGCTCGCCCAAGGACCCGAACCTGATGTTTGGCGTGCTCAACCGCCTGGCCAAGTACGACATCAAGCAGAAGAAAATGCTCCAGTCCGCCACGCTCGATCATTCCTACTACTGCATTTCCTTCAACAAGGACGGCAGCAAGATCTACCTGGCAGGGACGTTCAACGACGTGGCGATCTTTGATGCCGACAGCCTGAAGCAG
- the qhpC gene encoding quinohemoprotein amine dehydrogenase subunit gamma, producing MKHLKAINNKALKLDQAADENRIEEVVAMSSVAGCASTTDPGWEIDAFGGVSSLCQPMEADLYGCSDPCWWPAQVPDMMSTYPDWNKDAQASNDNWRNLGTVFPKDK from the coding sequence ATGAAACATCTCAAGGCAATCAATAACAAAGCGTTGAAGCTGGATCAGGCCGCGGATGAAAACCGCATTGAAGAAGTGGTGGCCATGAGTTCCGTGGCGGGTTGTGCCTCGACCACCGACCCGGGCTGGGAAATCGATGCGTTTGGCGGTGTGTCGTCGCTGTGCCAGCCGATGGAGGCCGACCTCTACGGTTGCTCCGACCCGTGCTGGTGGCCGGCCCAGGTGCCCGACATGATGAGCACCTACCCGGACTGGAACAAGGATGCCCAGGCGTCCAACGACAACTGGCGCAACCTCGGCACTGTCTTCCCCAAAGACAAGTGA
- the peaB gene encoding quinohemoprotein amine dehydrogenase maturation protein produces MGAILNLVERNLHEVQVDADRMLFHIPSSSLFASDELTGTIIDTLRGPGCSSDDLIQRLAARFNGEEITETLRELMALELVSDGSPLTPDIATKRVERTAINTVVLNVNTGCNLSCTYCYKEDLDKPSAGKKMDVETAIASVEMLLRESPDEERFTVVFFGGEPLSNRKLIEYMVDYCEKRFREAGKFVEFVMTTNATLLTEETVDYLNAHRFGLSVSIDGPKTVHDRNRITVGGQGTYDVVRRKAEMLLSRYNSRPVGARVTLTTGVTDVETIWDHLFNELGFAEVGFAPVTSGDISSFNLTSDELVQVFANMKALGRRYLEAALEHRNIGFSNLHQLITDIHEGHKKALPCGAGLKMLAVDHKGELNLCHRFTGSSLPTFGNVHSGVKQVELNDFLSQRLDRTNTGCEDCQIRNLCSGGCYHESYARYGDPTHPTYHYCELMRDWVDFGIEVYTRIMANNPAFISSYITPRKAH; encoded by the coding sequence ATGGGCGCTATCTTGAATCTGGTCGAACGCAACCTGCACGAAGTGCAGGTCGATGCCGACCGCATGCTGTTTCACATCCCCAGCAGTTCGCTGTTCGCCAGCGATGAACTGACGGGCACCATCATCGATACCTTGCGCGGCCCCGGCTGCTCCTCGGACGACTTGATCCAGCGCCTGGCCGCGCGTTTCAACGGCGAAGAAATCACCGAGACCCTGCGCGAGCTGATGGCCCTGGAACTGGTCAGCGACGGTTCGCCGCTGACCCCGGACATCGCCACCAAGCGTGTCGAGCGCACGGCAATCAATACCGTGGTGCTCAACGTCAACACCGGCTGCAACCTGAGCTGCACGTATTGCTACAAGGAAGACCTCGACAAGCCGTCGGCGGGCAAGAAGATGGACGTCGAAACGGCGATCGCCTCGGTGGAAATGCTGCTGCGCGAATCCCCGGACGAAGAGCGTTTCACCGTGGTGTTCTTCGGCGGCGAACCGCTGAGCAACCGCAAGCTGATCGAGTACATGGTCGACTATTGTGAAAAGCGTTTTCGCGAGGCGGGCAAGTTCGTCGAATTCGTCATGACCACCAACGCCACGCTGCTCACCGAAGAAACCGTGGACTACCTCAACGCCCACCGTTTCGGGCTGTCGGTCAGCATCGACGGGCCGAAGACCGTGCACGACCGCAACCGCATCACCGTGGGCGGGCAGGGCACCTACGACGTGGTGCGGCGCAAGGCCGAGATGCTGCTGTCGCGCTACAACAGCCGCCCGGTCGGCGCCCGGGTGACCCTGACCACCGGCGTGACCGACGTCGAAACCATCTGGGATCACCTGTTCAACGAACTGGGTTTTGCCGAAGTCGGCTTTGCCCCGGTGACCTCCGGCGACATCAGCAGCTTCAACCTCACCAGCGATGAACTGGTGCAGGTGTTCGCCAACATGAAGGCCCTTGGTCGTCGCTATCTGGAAGCAGCGCTGGAGCACCGCAACATTGGTTTCTCCAACCTGCACCAACTCATCACCGACATCCACGAAGGCCACAAGAAAGCCCTGCCATGCGGCGCGGGCCTGAAGATGCTGGCGGTGGATCACAAGGGCGAGCTGAACCTGTGCCACCGCTTTACCGGTTCGAGCCTGCCGACCTTCGGCAACGTCCACAGCGGTGTGAAACAGGTGGAGTTGAACGACTTCCTGTCCCAGCGCCTGGACCGCACCAACACCGGCTGCGAAGACTGCCAGATCCGCAACCTGTGTTCCGGCGGCTGCTACCACGAGAGCTACGCCCGCTACGGCGACCCGACGCACCCGACCTATCACTACTGCGAACTGATGCGTGACTGGGTCGACTTCGGCATCGAGGTCTACACCCGGATCATGGCCAATAACCCTGCGTTCATCAGCAGTTACATCACTCCGCGCAAGGCTCACTGA
- the peaA gene encoding quinohemoprotein amine dehydrogenase subunit alpha: MKRKLRSGMSASLLAVAACVALHSPHSLAARDAQTILKETCQGCHTPEADNALSRISHQRKTPEGWLMSIARMQTMHGLQISDDDRRTLVKYLADTQGLAPSETDGVRYALERRLNTVEQFDDQTSQMCGRCHSGARVALQRRPAQEWERLVNFHLGQWPSLEYQALSRDRDWFDMARKEMVPLLAKRYPLDNPAWKKWQSAAPKAEALVGDWSFSGHLPGKGELAGVMTVSADGSDTFKVSVKGQYADGSPFNGDGSAILYTGYEWRGNVTIDGVTMRQVFAAQGNAMQGRMFEAEHDERGLDFVAAKQGSNRLLAVQPGYLKAGSETEVTLIGSGLTGKPDFGKGVEVLEVVEQSPERIKVKLKAAANAQPGVRVVSVGALKGPSLSVYSKIASVKVVPEFSVARIGEGGGSTPKVQGRFDAEAWGKGADGKPYRIGVFPAQWKVEAFDDRAKEDEDVKFAGTMQADTGVFTPGDAGPNPARKMSTNNAGNLKVIAAVDDAGKSLTGEGHMIVTVQRWNNPPIP; the protein is encoded by the coding sequence ATGAAGAGAAAACTCCGATCAGGCATGAGCGCCAGCCTGCTGGCCGTAGCCGCTTGTGTAGCGCTGCATTCGCCTCATAGCCTGGCAGCCCGCGACGCCCAGACCATCCTCAAGGAAACCTGTCAGGGCTGTCACACCCCCGAAGCCGATAATGCCCTCAGCCGCATCAGCCACCAGCGCAAAACGCCGGAAGGCTGGTTGATGAGCATCGCCCGCATGCAGACCATGCACGGTTTGCAGATCAGCGATGACGACCGTCGCACGCTGGTCAAGTACCTGGCCGACACCCAGGGCCTGGCGCCGAGCGAAACCGATGGCGTGCGCTATGCGCTGGAGCGGCGGCTCAATACCGTCGAACAGTTCGACGACCAGACAAGTCAGATGTGCGGCCGCTGCCACTCCGGTGCGCGGGTTGCCCTGCAACGGCGTCCGGCCCAGGAGTGGGAACGCCTGGTGAACTTCCACCTCGGTCAGTGGCCGTCCCTGGAGTACCAGGCGCTGTCCCGGGACCGCGACTGGTTCGATATGGCCCGCAAAGAGATGGTGCCGCTGTTGGCCAAGCGCTATCCGCTGGACAACCCGGCCTGGAAAAAATGGCAGAGCGCGGCGCCGAAAGCCGAAGCCCTGGTGGGCGACTGGAGCTTCAGCGGCCACTTGCCGGGCAAGGGTGAGCTGGCCGGTGTCATGACCGTGAGTGCCGATGGCAGCGACACCTTCAAGGTCAGCGTCAAAGGCCAATACGCCGACGGCAGCCCGTTCAATGGCGACGGCAGTGCGATTCTCTACACCGGCTACGAATGGCGCGGCAACGTGACCATCGATGGCGTGACCATGCGCCAGGTGTTCGCCGCCCAGGGCAATGCGATGCAGGGCCGGATGTTCGAGGCCGAGCATGACGAGCGCGGTCTGGACTTCGTCGCCGCCAAACAGGGTTCGAACCGTTTGCTGGCGGTGCAGCCGGGTTATCTGAAGGCCGGCAGCGAAACCGAAGTGACCCTGATCGGCAGCGGCCTGACCGGCAAGCCGGACTTTGGCAAAGGCGTGGAAGTGCTCGAAGTGGTCGAGCAGAGCCCCGAGCGGATCAAGGTCAAGCTCAAGGCGGCGGCCAATGCCCAACCCGGCGTGCGCGTGGTCAGTGTCGGCGCGTTGAAAGGCCCGAGCCTGTCGGTGTACAGCAAGATCGCCTCGGTCAAGGTCGTGCCGGAATTCTCGGTGGCGCGGATCGGCGAGGGCGGTGGTTCGACGCCGAAAGTCCAAGGCCGTTTCGACGCGGAAGCCTGGGGCAAGGGTGCTGACGGCAAGCCGTATCGCATCGGCGTGTTCCCGGCGCAGTGGAAAGTCGAAGCCTTCGACGACCGCGCCAAGGAAGACGAAGACGTCAAGTTCGCCGGCACCATGCAGGCCGACACCGGCGTGTTCACCCCGGGCGATGCCGGGCCGAACCCGGCACGCAAGATGTCCACCAACAATGCCGGCAACCTCAAGGTGATCGCCGCCGTCGACGACGCAGGGAAATCCCTGACCGGCGAAGGCCACATGATCGTCACCGTGCAACGCTGGAACAATCCACCCATTCCATGA
- a CDS encoding aldehyde dehydrogenase family protein: MSLPNLLPATSAFIQRAPRMLIGGDWVEAADGQTMPLHNPATGEVLCVVPRAAPEDVDRAVLAARQAFDDSAWTRTRPRERQNLLWKLADLMQRDAELLAQLECLNNGKSAVVAQVMDVQLAIDFLRYMAGWATKIEGSTVDVSAPLMPNDQFHSFIRREAVGVVGAIVAWNFPLLLACWKLGPALATGCTVVLKPADETPLTALKLAELVLEAGYPEGVFNVVTGTGITAGSALTHNPLVDKLTFTGSTAVGKQIGKIAMDSMTRVTLELGGKSPTIVMADADLKTAAAGAASAIFFNQGQVCCAGSRLYVQRKHFDNVVADISDIANAMKLGNGLDPSVDMGPLISARQQERVYGYIEKGRESGATIACGGEQFGPGFFVKPTVIVDVDQKHSLVQEEIFGPVLVAIPFDDEADALRMANDSPYGLGASIWSNDLAAVHRMIPRIKSGSVWVNCHSALDPALPFGGYKMSGVGREMGYAAIEHYTELKSVLIKL; this comes from the coding sequence ATGTCGCTCCCAAACCTGCTTCCCGCCACTTCGGCATTCATCCAGCGCGCCCCGCGCATGCTCATCGGCGGTGACTGGGTCGAGGCCGCCGACGGCCAGACCATGCCCCTGCACAACCCGGCCACCGGTGAGGTGTTGTGCGTGGTGCCACGGGCAGCGCCGGAAGATGTCGACCGCGCGGTGCTCGCCGCCCGCCAGGCGTTCGACGATTCCGCCTGGACCCGCACCCGCCCCCGGGAGCGGCAGAACCTGCTGTGGAAACTCGCCGACCTGATGCAGCGCGACGCCGAACTGCTGGCGCAGCTGGAATGTCTGAACAACGGTAAAAGCGCAGTGGTTGCCCAAGTGATGGACGTGCAGCTGGCCATCGATTTCCTGCGCTACATGGCCGGTTGGGCGACCAAGATAGAAGGTTCTACGGTTGACGTGTCGGCACCGCTGATGCCCAACGACCAGTTCCACAGTTTCATCCGCCGCGAAGCCGTGGGCGTGGTCGGTGCCATCGTTGCCTGGAACTTCCCGCTGCTGCTGGCCTGCTGGAAGCTCGGTCCGGCTCTGGCCACCGGCTGCACCGTAGTGCTCAAGCCCGCCGACGAAACCCCGCTGACCGCCCTGAAACTCGCCGAGCTGGTGCTGGAAGCCGGTTATCCCGAGGGCGTGTTCAACGTGGTCACCGGCACCGGCATCACCGCAGGCTCGGCCCTGACCCACAACCCGCTGGTGGACAAGCTGACCTTCACCGGCTCCACCGCCGTGGGCAAGCAGATCGGCAAGATCGCCATGGATTCCATGACCCGGGTCACCCTGGAGCTGGGCGGCAAATCGCCGACCATCGTCATGGCCGACGCCGACCTGAAAACCGCCGCGGCCGGGGCCGCCAGCGCGATCTTCTTCAACCAGGGCCAGGTCTGCTGTGCCGGCTCCAGGCTGTATGTGCAGCGCAAGCACTTCGACAATGTGGTGGCGGACATCAGCGACATCGCCAACGCCATGAAACTCGGCAACGGCCTGGACCCGAGCGTCGACATGGGGCCATTGATCTCGGCGCGCCAGCAGGAGCGCGTCTACGGCTACATCGAAAAGGGCCGGGAAAGCGGCGCGACCATCGCCTGCGGCGGTGAGCAGTTCGGCCCGGGGTTCTTCGTCAAGCCGACGGTGATTGTCGACGTCGATCAGAAGCACTCACTGGTGCAGGAAGAAATTTTCGGGCCGGTGCTGGTGGCGATTCCGTTCGATGATGAGGCCGATGCATTGCGCATGGCCAATGACAGTCCGTATGGATTGGGCGCGAGTATCTGGTCCAATGACCTGGCGGCGGTGCACCGGATGATTCCGCGGATCAAGTCAGGCTCGGTGTGGGTCAACTGCCACAGCGCCCTGGACCCGGCGCTGCCGTTCGGCGGCTACAAGATGTCCGGGGTCGGGCGTGAGATGGGGTATGCGGCGATCGAGCATTACACCGAGTTGAAGTCAGTGTTGATCAAACTTTGA
- a CDS encoding tryptophan 7-halogenase yields the protein MTEIVILGAGPAGAAVALGLRRLGHGVTLISEWRRFAAFEGVSVRVLEALRGAGLHQALAQATLPSQRQVSWNGQHHAQNIEYLLDRPLFDRGLREDLRLAGVELIEGRVLTVQSSANGHRIEIDGREPLFAPFLVEARGRQAPAIGKGLRGPETVSLLNRWQGSPGSTASAVESLEDGWAWMARRADGQCYWQWTVDVASAGLPGKAMLLEYCRQRRQGSKLATAFFAGETEADLKLHARSSTAILSPQMCGENWIRVGDAAMAVDPLSGNGIFQSLSSALQAPAVINTLLCKPERAALAQRFHQQRVEQLFLRFARIGRDFYADEQRWLDQPFWQARRNWPDAEVAHAEADFNALRVERAPVLRDGLVDEAEVVITADQPLGIWHVHGVEVAALVQRLKQGEPADQVLAGLTVEQGRMVRSWLLAQGFKP from the coding sequence ATGACCGAGATCGTCATTCTTGGCGCCGGACCGGCCGGTGCCGCCGTCGCGCTGGGACTGCGACGGCTGGGCCATGGCGTCACGCTGATCAGCGAATGGCGCCGGTTTGCGGCGTTTGAAGGCGTGTCCGTGCGCGTTCTGGAAGCCTTGCGCGGCGCGGGCCTGCATCAGGCGTTGGCGCAGGCGACGCTGCCTTCTCAACGCCAGGTGAGCTGGAATGGCCAGCACCATGCGCAGAACATCGAGTACTTGCTCGACCGTCCGCTGTTTGACCGAGGCCTGCGTGAGGATTTGCGCCTGGCGGGGGTCGAGCTGATCGAAGGCCGGGTGCTCACGGTTCAGTCATCGGCCAATGGTCATCGAATCGAAATCGACGGGCGCGAACCGCTGTTCGCGCCATTTCTCGTGGAAGCCCGAGGACGTCAGGCCCCCGCTATCGGCAAGGGCTTGCGTGGGCCAGAGACGGTCAGCTTGCTCAATCGCTGGCAGGGTTCTCCGGGCAGCACCGCCAGCGCCGTGGAAAGCCTCGAGGATGGCTGGGCATGGATGGCGCGGCGCGCCGACGGTCAGTGTTACTGGCAATGGACGGTGGACGTGGCCAGCGCCGGATTGCCGGGCAAGGCGATGTTGCTCGAATACTGCAGGCAGCGGCGCCAGGGTTCGAAGCTGGCCACGGCATTTTTTGCTGGCGAAACGGAAGCGGATCTAAAGCTGCACGCCCGCAGCAGCACAGCGATTCTGAGCCCGCAGATGTGTGGCGAAAACTGGATTCGGGTCGGCGATGCGGCAATGGCGGTCGACCCGTTGTCGGGCAACGGGATCTTTCAGTCCTTGTCTTCGGCGTTGCAGGCGCCGGCAGTGATCAACACGCTGCTGTGCAAACCCGAGCGGGCGGCTCTGGCCCAGCGTTTCCACCAGCAGCGGGTGGAGCAGTTGTTTTTGCGATTTGCGCGGATCGGCCGGGATTTTTATGCCGATGAGCAGCGTTGGCTGGATCAGCCGTTCTGGCAGGCACGACGGAACTGGCCGGACGCCGAGGTGGCCCATGCCGAGGCGGATTTCAATGCGCTGAGAGTTGAGCGGGCGCCGGTGTTGCGTGATGGGCTGGTCGATGAAGCCGAAGTGGTGATCACGGCGGATCAGCCGTTGGGGATCTGGCATGTGCATGGGGTTGAGGTGGCGGCGTTGGTGCAGAGGTTAAAGCAGGGAGAGCCGGCGGATCAGGTGTTGGCCGGGTTGACGGTGGAGCAGGGAAGGATGGTCAGGAGTTGGTTGTTGGCTCAGGGGTTCAAACCTTGA
- a CDS encoding S8 family serine peptidase: MKPELRIGVVDSGHSAAQRVQVIAGRRFSLLEDGLAEGDLREDPLGHGSAVIEAIGRRAPSALFCVAQVFDQRGVTSALQIATAIDWLLTQDVRLINLSLGLRQDRSLLRAACAAAVARGVLLCASSPAQGEGVFPANYPQVLRVTGDARCAEQEWSWLNSAQADFAACVHGTYPGQSGASLGCAALSGHIAGFLAEQPDASNAQVIEWLRDHARYRGPERRFGP, encoded by the coding sequence ATGAAACCTGAGTTGCGCATTGGTGTAGTGGACAGCGGTCACTCGGCGGCACAACGGGTGCAAGTGATCGCCGGTCGGCGTTTTTCATTGCTTGAAGACGGCCTGGCCGAGGGCGACTTGCGCGAAGACCCGCTGGGGCATGGCAGTGCGGTGATCGAGGCGATCGGCCGGCGTGCCCCCTCGGCGCTGTTTTGCGTGGCGCAGGTGTTCGACCAGCGGGGTGTCACCAGCGCCTTGCAGATCGCCACGGCGATTGACTGGCTGCTGACGCAGGACGTGCGACTGATCAATTTGAGCCTTGGCCTGCGCCAGGATCGCAGCCTGCTGCGCGCGGCCTGCGCGGCGGCGGTGGCAAGGGGCGTGCTGCTGTGTGCATCGAGCCCGGCCCAGGGGGAAGGGGTGTTTCCGGCGAACTATCCGCAGGTGCTGCGGGTGACCGGCGATGCGCGGTGCGCCGAGCAGGAATGGTCGTGGCTCAACAGCGCCCAGGCGGATTTCGCCGCCTGTGTGCATGGCACCTACCCGGGGCAATCGGGGGCGAGCCTCGGTTGTGCCGCCTTGAGCGGGCACATCGCCGGATTCCTCGCCGAACAGCCTGACGCCAGCAATGCGCAAGTCATCGAGTGGTTGCGCGACCATGCCCGTTACCGTGGCCCTGAACGGCGCTTCGGGCCATGA
- a CDS encoding ABC transporter ATP-binding protein → MQRLIVRLIDSQNPEALQASLRWLYSFVRPHRLAIAGLLGLSVCASALVLVQPWLTKLLIDDGLLARNFPMLVLIAGLMIVAGLLGTALSGINRYLHTRLSGRMLFALRDDLYRHLQTLSPGFYGQRRIGDLMSRLDGDVAEIQRFAVDSLFSAVSSVIGLVVAVAMLLTLSWKLSLLALVLIPLDVLWLRWMRRKVERDVRQLRERSADMSSFMVETLPVMKFIQSAGQQQREARRLETLGQGYMSQLLRLQVTEFFTQAVPGTLTSLSRACAFLIGGYWVVQGTWQLGALIAFSTYLGMAVGPVQSLLGLYVAIQRMTVSLGRVMELRGEQPTVLTPVTPRAMPTGGDLWFDNVHFAHPGRQSTLRGIEARIPYGMKVALSGGSGVGKSTLIDLLQRHHDPQSGRVLLGDVDLRELDLFQLRRRIAIVSQDIVLFRGSLADNLAYAVPDASREAIADVARLAQLDSLIESLPEGLDSPLGERGQQLSGGQKQRIAIARALLQDPLILVLDEATSAVDEVTEREVIDAIDRLFAGRTRILISHRPSTLADADLRFELLDGVLTSKTVLHET, encoded by the coding sequence ATGCAGCGCTTGATCGTTCGGCTGATCGACAGCCAGAACCCCGAGGCGCTGCAAGCGTCACTGCGCTGGCTGTACAGCTTCGTGCGACCCCATCGCCTGGCGATTGCCGGGCTATTGGGCCTGTCGGTCTGCGCCTCGGCGCTGGTGCTGGTGCAGCCGTGGCTGACCAAACTGCTGATCGACGATGGCCTGTTGGCGCGCAACTTCCCGATGCTGGTGTTGATTGCTGGGCTGATGATCGTTGCCGGCTTGTTGGGCACAGCGCTTTCGGGCATCAACCGCTACCTGCACACGCGACTGTCCGGGCGCATGCTGTTTGCCCTGCGCGATGACCTGTACCGGCATTTGCAAACCCTCTCGCCGGGCTTTTACGGCCAGCGGCGCATCGGCGACCTGATGTCGCGCCTCGATGGCGACGTCGCGGAAATCCAGCGGTTTGCCGTGGACTCGCTGTTTTCGGCCGTGTCCAGCGTGATCGGCCTGGTGGTGGCCGTGGCAATGCTGCTGACCTTGTCCTGGAAACTTTCGCTGCTGGCTCTGGTGCTGATTCCCCTCGATGTCCTCTGGCTGCGCTGGATGCGGCGCAAGGTCGAGCGCGATGTGCGGCAGTTGCGCGAGCGTTCGGCGGACATGTCGTCGTTCATGGTCGAGACGCTGCCGGTGATGAAATTCATCCAGTCCGCCGGCCAGCAACAGCGCGAAGCGCGGCGCCTCGAGACGCTGGGGCAGGGCTACATGAGCCAGTTGCTGCGCCTGCAGGTCACCGAATTTTTCACCCAGGCCGTGCCCGGTACCCTGACCTCGCTGTCCCGGGCCTGCGCATTTCTGATCGGCGGTTACTGGGTGGTGCAGGGCACCTGGCAACTCGGCGCGCTGATTGCGTTTTCCACTTACCTGGGCATGGCCGTGGGGCCGGTGCAGAGCTTGCTCGGGCTCTACGTCGCGATCCAGCGGATGACCGTCAGCCTCGGCCGGGTCATGGAATTGCGCGGCGAACAACCGACCGTGCTGACGCCCGTCACGCCACGGGCGATGCCCACTGGTGGCGATCTCTGGTTCGACAACGTGCACTTCGCCCATCCCGGCCGCCAATCGACCCTGCGCGGCATCGAAGCGCGGATTCCCTACGGTATGAAAGTGGCCCTCAGCGGCGGCTCCGGCGTAGGTAAATCCACCCTGATCGACCTGCTGCAACGTCATCACGATCCGCAATCGGGCCGGGTACTGCTGGGCGACGTCGATCTGCGCGAACTGGACCTGTTCCAGTTGCGTCGGCGCATTGCCATCGTCAGCCAGGACATCGTGCTGTTTCGCGGCAGCCTCGCCGACAACCTGGCCTATGCGGTGCCGGACGCCAGCCGCGAAGCGATTGCCGACGTGGCGCGGCTGGCGCAACTCGACAGCCTGATCGAGTCCTTGCCCGAGGGCCTCGACAGTCCGTTGGGCGAGCGCGGTCAGCAGTTGTCCGGCGGGCAGAAGCAACGCATCGCGATTGCCCGGGCGCTGTTGCAGGACCCTTTGATTCTGGTACTCGATGAAGCCACGTCCGCGGTGGATGAAGTCACCGAGCGCGAAGTCATCGACGCTATCGACCGCTTGTTTGCCGGACGTACGCGCATCCTGATCAGCCATCGCCCCTCAACCCTGGCCGATGCCGATCTGCGCTTCGAGTTGCTCGACGGCGTGCTGACCTCGAAAACGGTGCTGCATGAAACCTGA